One window from the genome of Thermus sediminis encodes:
- a CDS encoding (Fe-S)-binding protein — protein sequence MRVALFITCLADQFYAEAGVAAVRLLRALGVEVDFPRGQTCCGQPAFNAGHWGEARPLAGRTLQIFQEAEHVVLPSGSCASMVKNHYPELFPGSKEVLSLAERTYELSQFLVRVLGVERLGEGLKGKRVAYHHGCHALRELGVREEPLLLLRNAGAELLPWEAAEECCGFGGLFSVKLPEVSLAMADRKLATLPEAEVLTSTDAGCLLHLSGRMARKGVNLRVAPLATLLWEAYAGQG from the coding sequence ATGCGGGTAGCCCTCTTCATCACCTGCCTGGCGGACCAGTTCTACGCGGAGGCTGGGGTGGCGGCCGTCCGCCTCCTCAGGGCCCTGGGGGTGGAGGTGGACTTCCCCCGGGGGCAGACCTGCTGCGGCCAGCCCGCCTTCAACGCCGGGCACTGGGGGGAGGCCCGCCCCCTGGCGGGGCGCACCCTCCAGATCTTCCAGGAGGCGGAGCACGTGGTCCTCCCCTCGGGAAGCTGCGCCAGCATGGTGAAAAACCACTATCCCGAACTCTTTCCAGGCAGCAAGGAGGTCCTCTCCCTGGCGGAGAGGACCTACGAGCTTTCCCAGTTTCTGGTGCGGGTCCTGGGGGTGGAGAGGCTGGGGGAGGGCCTGAAGGGGAAAAGGGTGGCCTACCACCACGGCTGCCACGCCCTCCGGGAGCTTGGGGTAAGGGAGGAGCCCCTCCTCCTCCTGAGGAACGCCGGGGCCGAGCTCCTCCCCTGGGAGGCGGCGGAGGAGTGCTGCGGCTTCGGGGGCCTCTTCAGCGTGAAGCTCCCCGAGGTCTCCCTGGCCATGGCCGACCGGAAGCTCGCCACCCTCCCCGAGGCCGAGGTCCTCACCTCCACGGACGCGGGCTGCCTCCTCCACCTCTCGGGAAGGATGGCAAGGAAAGGGGTAAACCTGAGGGTGGCCCCCCTGGCCACCCTCCTCTGGGAGGCGTATGCAGGCCAAGGCTAG